One part of the Prunus persica cultivar Lovell chromosome G5, Prunus_persica_NCBIv2, whole genome shotgun sequence genome encodes these proteins:
- the LOC18777013 gene encoding pectin acetylesterase 8 has product MADARLGQWLFLLACAVTLLKAAGVPVEITYVHSAIAKGAVCLDGSPPAYHHDKGFGSGINNWLVHIEGGGWCNNVTNCLGRKNTRLGSSKQMLKAIAFSGILSNRKMFNPDFYNWNRIKVRYCDGASFTGDVAAVNPATGLYFRGARIFRAVIEDLLAKGMGNAQNAILSGCSAGGLTSILHCDNFHALLPAGTNVKCVSDAGYFINVKDVSGAQHIEELFSQVVETHGSARNLPPSCTSKLRPGLCFFPQYMASQIQTRIFFVNAAYDSWQIKNILAPGVADPHGTWHECKLDIKNCSPTQLKAMQDFRVQFLSAVGGMTGCPLKGMFIDSCYAHCQTEMQETWLMADSPVLNKTTIAQAVGDWFYGRTPFQKIDCPYPCNPSCHNRVFDPNQHLLEQ; this is encoded by the exons ATGGCTGATGCAAGATTAGGCCAATGGTTATTTCTTCTAGCATGTGCAGTCACACTGCTGAAAGCAGCAGGAGTTCCTGTGGAAATAACTTATGTTCATAGTGCGATCGCAAAAGGAGCTG TTTGTTTGGATGGGAGTCCCCCAGCTTACCACCATGATAAGGGATTTGGCTCAGGAATTAACAATTGGTTGGTTCACATTGAG GGAGGAGGATGGTGTAACAATGTCACAAATTGCCTTGGCCGTAAAAACACTCGTTTAGGTTCATCTAAGCAAATGCTGAAGGCAATTGCCTTTTCTGGGATTCTGAGCAACAGGAAAATGTTTAATCCAG ACTTTTACAATTGGAACAGAATCAAAGTTAGGTACTGCGATGGGGCATCATTCACTGGTGATGTTGCAGCAGTAAACCCA GCTACTGGTCTTTACTTCAGAGGAGCAAGGATCTTTCGTGCCGTCATTGAAGATCTATTAGCAAAAGGAATGGGGAACGCTCAAAAT GCTATTCTCTCTGGTTGTTCTGCCGGTGGATTGACTTCTATTCTTCATTGCGACAACTTCCATGCTCTCTTGCCTGCGGGAACGAATGTCAAATGTGTTTCAGACGCTGGTTACTTTATTAATGT AAAGGATGTTTCTGGAGCCCAACACATCGAAGAGTTATTTAGTCAAGTGGTTGAAACACat GGTTCAGCCAGGAATTTGCCTCCATCCTGCACTTCAAAATTGAGACCAGGTTTG TGCTTCTTCCCGCAATATATGGCATCCCAAATCCAGACGCGGATATTCTTTGTAAACGCAGCCTACGATTCATGGCAG ATCAAGAACATTTTGGCACCGGGAGTTGCCGATCCTCATGGCACTTGGCACGAGTGCAAGCTCGATATAAAGAATTGCTCACCCACTCAACTCAAAGCCATGCAAG ATTTCAGGGTGCAGTTTTTAAGTGCAGTTGGTGGCATGACCGGCTGTCCATTAAAAGGAATGTTCATAGACTCTTGCTATGCTCACTGTCAAACTGAAATGCAGGAGACGTGGTTAATGGCTGATTCTCCGGTGCTCAACAAGACG ACAATTGCACAGGCAGTTGGCGACTGGTTCTATGGCAGAACTCCGTTCCAAAAGATAGATTGCCCTTACCCTTGCAACCCCTCTTGCCATAACCGTGTTTTTGATCCGAACCAGCACCTACTAGAACAATAG